The following are from one region of the Nicotiana tomentosiformis chromosome 7, ASM39032v3, whole genome shotgun sequence genome:
- the LOC104091570 gene encoding protein ULTRAPETALA 1, which produces MENGGESNGITLFTEEELREISGVKRGDDYVEVMCGCTSHRYGDAVARLRVFSSGELAISCECTPGCQEDKLTPAAFEKHSGRETARKWKNNIWIILNGEKVPVVKTPLLKYYNKSSKHANGSHRSQNGKVHRDEFLRCTECKKERRFRLRSKEECQIYHDALANVHWKCSDIPYVKVSCDDEEERASRRVYKGCSRSPSCKGCTSCVCFGCQVCRFSDCSCQTCSDFTSNAKA; this is translated from the exons ATGGAGAATGGCGGAGAGAGTAACGGCATCACGTTGTTCACGGAAGAAGAGTTGCGAGAGATAAGCGGAGTAAAGAGAGGGGATGATTACGTGGAGGTGATGTGTGGGTGCACCAGCCACCGCTATGGTGATGCTGTTGCTAGGCTTAGGGTTTTCTCTTCTGGTGAACTTGCAATCTCCTGTGAATGCACCCCTGGCTGCCAAGAAG ACAAGCTGACTCCGGCTGCATTTGAGAAGCATTCTGGAAGAGAAACTGCAAGGAAATGGAAGAATAATATATGGATCATTCTCAATGGTGAGAAAGTGCCTGTGGTAAAGACTCCactgctcaaatattataacaagTCTTCAAAGCATGCTAATGGGTCACATAGATCTCAAAATGGAAAAGTGCATCGCGATGAGTTTTTAAGATGCACTGAGTGTAAGAAAGAGCGCAGGTTCCGTCTCCGTTCAAAGGAAGAATGCCAAATTTATCATGATGCTTTGGCGAATGTGCATTGGAAGTGCTCTGATATTCCTTATGTCAA AGTTTCATGTGATGATGAAGAAGAACGAGCGAGCCGTAGGGTGTACAAGGGATGTTCTCGTTCTCCATCATGTAAAGGTTGCACCTCCTGTGTTTGTTTTGGGTGCCAAGTATGCCGTTTTTCGGACTGCAGTTGCCAGACTTGCAGTGATTTCACAAGTAATGCAAAAGCCTGA
- the LOC104091569 gene encoding uncharacterized protein, protein MVGFMYNPTSEEVEEEEKIQPFSELNKQNDPFSLSVPDFDDSFLTSADFDSIKDLILDSSMAEVKQEAAEFGSEQVEFSTMDKNNELGTCEISEKSEIQKEVSVKLDSLSCLKVEKSECVEVGNLGCIVEEGIGKVSINATEDERIVDQDGNRVNIAEADIGNCSIVSDSVAAVVSKNEESDEVAISSRTEERSVDETRVNGSTMNGDKLKGGEDGSSSDTESESESSASSSASSSDGESSSSEEEEGEVDMEEGEIQVSDPDEMVAWNEDDDTGVKGPIRSKNEVQALPPVPAVTVTLQPHHQMLPVGVVSSIIGAQVVVEGVEKHTPLYDGSILWITESRSPLGIVDEIFGPVKNPYYIVRYNSDNEVPTGINPGTLISFVPEFSELVLNDNSLYKKGYDASGENDEEVSEAEEFSDDEKEAEYKRMLKMKKRGATNDQKPGNNKDKRKPKNKSQNWKHNESAAADVQRENARPPFDQSQHFISTAAGSLDQGVYPNSSFHGHGQSSRPPSVSLFPPMEKAPGQAAPSTGVWTNGIPYQQPQNMSFPNALPTIGMPWPQQIHQQQMFPLPSPNAVPFEQQMNPTHPSPFIFPGGQPNFGAGPSFLPWPALGQNVFNQPQLSMGQMTPTPLILGGQVPVNGPQMVQNNNSQPNAAGPGAYINGSPNFNQGTHSGGGRRGNHRGGGRFGGRRGRTQRN, encoded by the exons ATGGTGGGTTTTATGTACAATCCCACAAGTGAAGaggttgaagaagaagaaaaaattcaACCCTTTTCAGAGCTTAACAAACAAAACGACCCCTTTAGCCTATCTGTTCCTGATTTTGACGACTCTTTTTTGACTTCTGCTGATTTTGATTCAATCAAAGATTTAATCTTGGATAGCTCAATGGCTGAAGTTAAACAAGAAGCAGCTGAGTTTGGTTCTGAACAAGTTGAGTTTAGCACTATGGATAAGAATAATGAATTGGGTAcctgtgaaatttctgaaaaatctgaaattcaaaaGGAGGTTTCTGTAAAGTTGGATTCTTTGAGTTGTTTGAAGGTGGAAAAGAGTGAATGCGTAGAAGTGGGGAACTTGGGTTGTATAGTTGAGGAAGGGATTGGGAAAGTTAGTATAAATGCGACAGAGGATGAAAGAATTGTTGACCAAGATGGCAATAGGGTGAATATTGCTGAAGCTGATATTGGCAATTGTAGCATTGTCAGTGATAGTGTGGCGGCTGTCGTTAGCAAGAATGAGGAGAGTGATGAAGTTGCCATCAGTAGTAGGACTGAGGAAAGAAGTGTTGATGAGACACGTGTTAATGGAAGTACAATGAATGGTGACAAGTTAAAAGGGGGTGAAGACGGGAGTAGTAGTGATACCGAGTCTGAAAGTGAGAGCTCagcctcttcttcagcctctAGTAGTGATGGCGAGAGTAGCTCGAGCGAGGAAGAAGAAGGGGAGGTGGATATGGAAGAAGGTGAGATTCAAGTGTCTGATCCCGATGAGATGGTTGCTTGGAATGAAGATGATGACACTGGTGTTAAGGGGCCGATCAGGTCTAAGAATGAGGTTCAG GCTCTACCCCCAGTTCCGGCAGTGACTGTAACCTTACAACCACATCACCAGATGCTGCCTGTAGGAGTTGTATCATCG ATCATTGGAGCCCAAGTTGTAGTAGAAGGGGTGGAGAAGCATACTCCTCTTTACGACGGTTCTATTCTCTGGATAACAGAAAGCAGATCTCCACTAGGTATAGTGGATGAAATTTTTGGGCCTGTCAAGAACCCGTACTACATTGTAAGATACAATTCTGATAACGAAGTCCCAACTGGAATCAACCCGGGCACCTTGATCTCTTTTGTCCCTGAATTTTCCGAACTCGTCCTAAATGACAACAGTCTTTACAAGAAAGGGTATGATGCATCTGGTGAAAATGATGAAGAGGTGTCAGAGGCCGAAGAATTTTCAGATGATGAGAAGGAGGCTGAGTACAAGAGAATGCTGAAAATGAAAAAGAGGGGTGCCACAAATGACCAGAAACCAGGAAACAACAAGGACAAAAGGAAACCCAAAAATAAATCTCAGAACTGGAAACACAAtgaatctgcggccgcagatgtgCAACGTGAAAATGCTAGGCCACCATTCGACCAAAGTCAACATTTTATCTCAACTGCTGCTGGTTCGCTGGATCAAGGCGTTTATCCAAACTCCTCGTTTCATGGACATGGACAGAGTAGTAGGCCTCCGTCCGTCTCTCTATTCCCTCCTATGGAAAAAGCCCCTGGTCAAGCTGCACCGTCGACTGGAGTTTGGACAAATGGAATCCCATATCAGCAGCCACAGAATATGAGCTTTCCTAATGCACTGCCGACTATTGGCATGCCATGGCCACAACAGATTCATCAACAGCAAATGTTTCCATTGCCTTCGCCGAATGCAGTACCTTTTGAGCAGCAAATGAATCCAACTCATCCATCTCCCTTTATCTTCCCAGGCGGGCAACCAAATTTTGGTGCGGGGCCATCATTTCTACCTTGGCCTGCGTTAGGACAAAATGTTTTTAATCAACCACAACTGTCAATGGGTCAAATGACTCCTACGCCATTGATTTTGGGAGGTCAGGTACCAGTGAATGGACCACAAATGGTACAGAACAACAATTCACAACCAAATGCTGCAGGTCCAGGCGCTTATATTAATGGCTCTCCTAACTTCAATCAAGGCACTCATTCTGGTGGTGGTCGGAGAGGGAATCACAGGGGTGGTGGCCGTTTTGGTGGTAGGAGAGGCAGGACACAACGTAACTGA